The Candidatus Dadabacteria bacterium genome includes a region encoding these proteins:
- a CDS encoding 5-(carboxyamino)imidazole ribonucleotide synthase, protein MAKGIQTKLGILGGGQLGKMLCLAAGNWNLHTRVLDPSEDCPAAKFCAEFVQGDFSNYDDVMKFGGGLDVLTIEIEHVNTDALRELGKRGLSVCPSAEIISCIQDKGSQKQFLRDNQIPCAPAKGSLGTVFKSSAEIKAAVRSGDLSCPFVHKLCRGGYDGRGVFIVRSDSDLDGLLEGEAIVEEFIDIEKEISVIIARNAYDKTECFPPVEMVFNDRANLVEYVACPVRGVDPRALKEAEELAVRIAKLWNLRGIMAIEMFLTKSGDVLVNECAPRPHNSGHHTIEACETSQYEQCLRAVLGMPLGSTRRKTASVMVNILGEPGHEGEAVYDGLEECMKVKGAGFHIYGKRRTKPFRKMGHVTVTDEDLDEAFEKARFIKQTLKVVSL, encoded by the coding sequence ATGGCAAAAGGGATACAAACAAAACTCGGCATTTTGGGCGGGGGGCAGCTCGGCAAGATGCTGTGCCTTGCGGCGGGCAACTGGAATCTGCATACACGGGTTCTTGACCCGTCTGAGGACTGCCCGGCGGCAAAGTTTTGCGCGGAGTTTGTTCAGGGCGATTTCAGCAATTACGATGATGTGATGAAGTTCGGCGGGGGTCTTGACGTTCTCACGATAGAGATAGAGCATGTGAACACGGACGCGCTGAGGGAACTTGGGAAACGGGGTTTGAGTGTCTGTCCCTCCGCTGAAATCATCTCCTGCATACAGGACAAAGGGTCTCAGAAGCAGTTTCTCCGGGACAACCAAATCCCCTGCGCTCCCGCGAAGGGCTCTTTGGGAACTGTGTTTAAGTCTTCCGCAGAGATAAAAGCCGCCGTCCGCTCCGGCGATTTAAGTTGTCCCTTTGTTCATAAACTGTGCAGGGGCGGTTATGACGGGCGCGGGGTGTTTATTGTCCGCTCGGACTCCGACCTTGACGGGCTTCTTGAAGGCGAAGCCATAGTTGAGGAGTTCATTGACATAGAGAAGGAGATTTCGGTCATCATTGCGCGAAATGCGTATGACAAGACCGAGTGCTTCCCGCCGGTTGAAATGGTGTTCAATGACAGGGCGAACCTTGTGGAGTATGTCGCCTGTCCGGTTCGCGGGGTTGACCCGCGCGCGCTCAAAGAGGCGGAAGAACTTGCCGTCCGTATTGCGAAACTCTGGAATCTGCGCGGAATAATGGCGATTGAGATGTTCCTTACAAAAAGCGGTGATGTTCTGGTCAATGAGTGCGCCCCGCGCCCGCACAACAGCGGCCACCACACGATAGAGGCGTGCGAAACCTCCCAATACGAGCAGTGCCTCCGTGCGGTTTTAGGCATGCCGCTTGGAAGCACAAGGCGTAAAACAGCGTCCGTTATGGTAAACATCCTCGGAGAGCCGGGGCACGAGGGGGAGGCGGTTTATGACGGGCTGGAAGAGTGTATGAAGGTGAAGGGGGCGGGTTTCCACATTTACGGCAAGCGGCGCACAAAGCCGTTCCGCAAGATGGGGCATGTTACCGTTACGGATGAAGATTTGGATGAAGCCTTTGAAAAAGCGCGTTTCATCAAACAAACTTTGAAGGTGGTGTCATTATGA
- the purE gene encoding 5-(carboxyamino)imidazole ribonucleotide mutase: protein MSEPVVSVIMGSDSDLKVMREAADFLGGMEIPAEVTIVSAHRTPERLFDFAKKAHTRGIEVIIAGAGGAAHLPGMVASISPLPVIGVPINSRGSIDGVDSVLSIMQMPAGVPVATVAVDGGRNAGILAAEILGVKDGKVREKIVEFKKSLAEDVRKKFEKLEKEGYVEYLKGK, encoded by the coding sequence ATGAGCGAGCCGGTTGTAAGCGTTATTATGGGGTCGGATTCCGACCTGAAAGTTATGAGGGAGGCGGCGGACTTTCTGGGCGGGATGGAAATTCCGGCGGAGGTTACGATAGTGAGCGCCCACAGGACTCCCGAACGGCTTTTTGATTTTGCCAAAAAGGCGCACACAAGGGGAATAGAGGTCATCATTGCGGGAGCGGGAGGGGCGGCGCACCTGCCCGGAATGGTGGCGTCAATATCGCCGCTTCCCGTAATCGGCGTGCCGATAAACTCGCGCGGCTCCATTGACGGCGTGGATTCGGTTCTGTCAATAATGCAGATGCCCGCGGGCGTTCCGGTTGCCACAGTGGCGGTTGACGGCGGCAGAAACGCCGGAATTCTCGCGGCGGAGATACTCGGCGTGAAAGACGGGAAGGTCAGGGAAAAGATTGTTGAGTTCAAAAAATCACTCGCCGAAGATGTCCGGAAGAAGTTTGAAAAACTGGAAAAAGAGGGCTATGTGGAGTATTTGAAAGGGAAATGA
- a CDS encoding HAD family hydrolase, translated as MKYEAVIFDLDGTLVDSVADIAAAANSSLLALGFAGRDVDEYKFFIGGGAEEMIKKALPPDASPADVSACLEGFMASYREAFDVRTKLYDGMDKLLCSLSGRGVKLAVLSNKPHEMTSKIAVSLLSRWDFAEIVGHSERTPRKPDPAGAEGVCRRMGVAADKTALVGDSAVDMETAVAAGMLPVGALWGFRGRDELVRSGARHVIGRPEELEGVLE; from the coding sequence GTGAAATACGAGGCGGTAATTTTTGACCTTGACGGGACGCTTGTTGACTCCGTGGCGGACATAGCGGCGGCGGCGAACTCGTCTCTTCTCGCCCTCGGTTTTGCCGGTCGGGATGTTGACGAATACAAGTTTTTTATCGGCGGCGGCGCGGAGGAGATGATAAAAAAGGCGCTTCCCCCGGATGCCTCCCCCGCCGATGTGTCTGCGTGCCTTGAGGGGTTTATGGCATCCTACAGGGAGGCATTTGATGTGCGCACAAAACTGTATGACGGGATGGACAAACTGCTCTGTTCGTTGTCGGGCAGGGGCGTTAAACTGGCGGTGCTTTCCAACAAGCCGCACGAGATGACCTCAAAAATAGCGGTCAGTCTGCTTTCCCGCTGGGATTTTGCCGAGATAGTGGGGCACAGCGAGCGCACGCCGAGAAAGCCCGACCCGGCGGGCGCGGAGGGCGTTTGCAGAAGAATGGGCGTTGCGGCGGACAAAACGGCGCTTGTCGGCGATTCCGCCGTGGATATGGAAACCGCGGTCGCCGCCGGAATGCTTCCCGTGGGCGCGCTGTGGGGGTTTCGGGGCAGGGATGAACTGGTGCGCTCCGGAGCGCGTCATGTCATAGGCCGCCCGGAGGAACTTGAGGGCGTTTTGGAGTAA